The DNA sequence TCTTCAGTAAACCGGCCGCCACGCTGGAACTGTTCAAAATGTTGAAACATCTCAAAAGCTTCGACTCCTTGAATAGCTTCCAGACCTTCTAAAGCTTCTAAACCCTCGAGTCCCCGCAAACCTTCTGCTAATCCCATCAAACCCTCTTCCAAGCCTTGCAGTCCTTCTTCTAATCCATGCAGGTCCAATTCCTGCAAACCGAGCTCTAAGCCTTCGAGGTTGATTTCCAGATTTTCCAGACCGCCAGATAACCCTTCAAGGCCCTGAAGCCCCTCTAAACCCTGTAAGCTTTCTAAACCTTGCAGGCCTTCTAACCCTTCCAAATTGATCTTGATTTTGGACTCAACCTGCTTTTCGATCTTCTCTTTGGCAGTTTGGGCAAAAGCGCTCGAAACACCAATTAGCATAAGAATACAAAAAACAAAGAGAACTTTCCTCTCAAATAAAGCCTTCATTTTCGACCTCCAATTACCTGGTTAAAATATCTTTAAAAAAAGCGACTGTGCGTTCATCGCCCGTTTGCCCCAACCAAAAAATTGCTTTTTTGCGGACTTTGGGATTTGGGTTGTTCCGGGCAATATCCATGAGCATATCGACAGCCTGTTCTTTGTCCTGATGCTGGCTGATAGCAAAAACCGCCTTGGTTTTCAGGTCCGTCTCATCCTCATTTTCCACAATGTCGCCAAGCGCTTCGAGTGTTTTCCTTCCGG is a window from the candidate division KSB1 bacterium genome containing:
- a CDS encoding HEAT repeat domain-containing protein — translated: MKALFERKVLFVFCILMLIGVSSAFAQTAKEKIEKQVESKIKINLEGLEGLQGLESLQGLEGLQGLEGLSGGLENLEINLEGLELGLQELDLHGLEEGLQGLEEGLMGLAEGLRGLEGLEALEGLEAIQGVEAFEMFQHFEQFQRGGRFTEEEQLKLESLRSLFEMDEKKALPVLKNSLEKEKNPKIRKKLVQYLARIDNPEAIDVLGNIAKNDLDSEVRKRAIYYLGKSGDKRAVKILKDILQE